One region of Epilithonimonas zeae genomic DNA includes:
- a CDS encoding type II toxin-antitoxin system RelE/ParE family toxin, with the protein MAKYFFANKAIEDLSNIYEYTFQSWSENQADKYYEELIRFCQMLSENPTIGKNYSEIASDIFGFLANWHIIFYRILNVNEIEITRIIGANMDLKSRIKD; encoded by the coding sequence ATGGCTAAATATTTCTTCGCAAACAAAGCTATTGAAGACCTTTCAAATATTTATGAATATACTTTTCAATCTTGGTCAGAAAACCAAGCTGATAAATATTATGAAGAACTAATCAGATTCTGTCAAATGCTTTCAGAAAATCCGACTATTGGTAAAAATTATAGCGAAATTGCTTCTGACATTTTCGGATTTCTTGCCAATTGGCATATTATCTTTTACAGAATTTTGAATGTCAATGAAATAGAAATTACAAGAATTATTGGCGCTAATATGGATTTAAAATCAAGAATAAAAGATTAA
- the pheA gene encoding prephenate dehydratase — translation MKIAFLGPEASFTQLTATQLFPNEELIPKANILDCFLAVQNNEVDKAVVPLENSIEGTVSMTLDYLYQTPEIKIEAEAVMPIAHHLMIHPSQENDTAIEKIYSHPQALAQSFHFLNDKYPDVPKQDFASTAAAAKRVSENPDRKIAAVANKFAANLYGLKVIHENIHDVEENHTRFIVISKTENSYENKMQSIGKKTALLITLPQDHAGGLHQVLSVFAWRNMNLSKIESRTLKTKLGNYFFFVTVVGDWNNVLYVNSIDELRAIGAEVKFLGNYKEFLLES, via the coding sequence ATGAAAATAGCATTCCTAGGACCTGAAGCCTCTTTTACGCAGTTGACCGCAACTCAATTATTCCCAAACGAAGAATTGATTCCGAAAGCTAATATTTTAGACTGTTTTCTGGCAGTTCAGAATAATGAAGTGGATAAAGCGGTTGTGCCGTTGGAAAACTCGATAGAAGGAACGGTTTCTATGACTTTGGATTATCTTTATCAGACGCCGGAAATCAAGATTGAAGCAGAAGCAGTAATGCCAATTGCGCATCATCTGATGATTCATCCAAGTCAAGAAAATGATACTGCAATTGAAAAAATCTATTCTCATCCGCAGGCGCTTGCGCAGAGTTTTCATTTCCTGAATGACAAATATCCCGACGTTCCTAAACAAGATTTTGCATCAACTGCAGCAGCAGCAAAACGTGTTTCCGAAAATCCTGACAGGAAAATTGCAGCAGTCGCCAACAAATTTGCGGCAAATCTGTACGGCTTAAAAGTCATCCACGAAAATATTCACGATGTGGAGGAAAATCACACCCGGTTTATTGTAATTTCTAAAACCGAGAATTCATATGAAAATAAAATGCAAAGTATCGGAAAAAAAACAGCGCTTCTGATTACTTTACCACAAGATCACGCCGGAGGGTTGCATCAGGTTTTATCGGTTTTTGCGTGGCGAAATATGAACCTTAGCAAAATCGAATCCCGAACTTTGAAAACTAAATTGGGGAATTATTTCTTTTTTGTAACCGTTGTTGGCGATTGGAACAATGTTCTTTATGTCAATTCGATTGATGAGTTAAGAGCGATTGGTGCAGAGGTTAAGTTTTTGGGGAATTATAAGGAGTTTTTGTTGGAATCTTAA
- a CDS encoding DUF2490 domain-containing protein — MVFTKAKLFFSALFLVLISNFFSGQNRISNHNNIGWYAYNGTFKLDSKFSIHTEYQWRRNDYITTWQQSLLRLGINYQANPNLQLRFGYAWAETFPYGEIPINGMGKDFTEHRIYEMATVIDKIGKIDLSHRFMLEQRWVGRYSNANLTSEDQYPFMNRARYMIRLQMPLKGNSIADKTPYVAVYDEVMIGFGKNVGENIFDQNRIGVLLGYKFNDLVRVEGGYLNQIVQLGREVEGKNVFQYNNGFIVSANFNFDFSKKTLD; from the coding sequence ATGGTTTTCACTAAAGCAAAATTATTCTTTAGCGCATTATTTCTGGTTTTAATTTCAAATTTTTTTTCTGGACAAAACCGAATCAGCAATCATAATAATATTGGCTGGTACGCTTACAATGGAACATTTAAATTAGATTCAAAATTCTCCATCCACACTGAATATCAGTGGCGAAGAAATGATTATATCACGACTTGGCAGCAGAGTCTTTTGCGTTTGGGAATCAATTATCAGGCAAATCCGAACTTGCAATTGCGCTTTGGTTACGCTTGGGCAGAGACTTTTCCTTACGGTGAAATCCCGATTAACGGAATGGGGAAAGATTTTACGGAACACAGGATTTACGAAATGGCAACTGTGATCGACAAGATTGGGAAAATCGATTTGTCGCATCGTTTTATGTTGGAACAGCGCTGGGTTGGGCGATATTCTAATGCCAATCTCACTTCGGAAGACCAATATCCATTTATGAACCGAGCGCGGTATATGATTCGTTTGCAAATGCCTTTAAAAGGAAATTCAATTGCGGATAAAACGCCTTATGTTGCGGTTTATGATGAGGTGATGATTGGCTTCGGGAAAAATGTTGGCGAGAATATTTTTGACCAAAACAGAATCGGAGTTTTGTTAGGCTATAAATTTAATGATTTGGTAAGAGTAGAAGGCGGTTATCTGAATCAAATTGTTCAATTGGGAAGGGAAGTGGAAGGTAAAAATGTATTCCAATACAACAATGGTTTTATCGTAAGCGCCAACTTTAATTTTGATTTCTCTAAGAAAACGCTTGATTAG